A stretch of DNA from Thermanaerosceptrum fracticalcis:
CTTCCGTATCGGTTATAGAGTCACCTGGTCTATCAACCCATTGGTATGTTAAACCAGACAAAGCTTCGGTTGTTACCCTATTTAATAAATCTGTGGATATTACAGATACGGCACCGGTTTCTGTCCTTTTAAAATCCATAACGATAGACTCAATCCCCCGAGCGGCATTACGACGTATGAGAGGAAACTTATTTTTAGCCTGTGCAACAGTATATACTTCCATTAGACTAACCCTCCGTGTTTTTTTAAAATATTATATCCTAACATGCACTATTATGTCCATAATGGACAAAAACGGAACAGGAAAAGAGAGCAGTGATGCTCTCTTTTCCTGTTCGCCTGGCCTGGTATTTATTATTTAAGGGGGGACTTTAACTTAGTTACTAGTTACTAGTTACTAGTTATTAGTTGGTAGCGGTTTGGAAGCAGACATCGGATATCGTATTCCGGTCTCTGGGCTCTGGTCACTGTTTACGGTTTACGGTTCACGGTTCACGGTTCACGTTTCGCGATTTATGTCCCGCTTCAGCTGCTGATAGAGCATATCGGCAAGTCCAATGCTGCCGTGGGATTTGGCAATGAGTTTGCTATACTGTTCATCCAGCATATCCTTGTAGATTTTTGAAGCATAGCTTTCTTCAATTAAACCGCCATTGGGGATCCCAGCCCTCATCTGCTGTAACATTTTATGCAGGAAAATGGCTTCTAATTCCTGGCAGGCTTCTTTAAGTTTTTTGTCATCTTGCCTCTCAAGCCTGGCCTTGTCCAGTATATTTTTAAAATCCTGCACCCCTTTGTTCCGGTAACTGCCTTCAGTTGCCTGTTGAGTATAGTTTCTTAGTCCATCCAGGGGAGAAGTTTTCATGCTTATTCACCCCTAGCGTTTTAATCCATTGGTGATGCCCATCATTTCGTCAGAGGTCTGAATCGACTTGGAGTTTATTTCATAAGCCCGCTGGGCAGTAATCATTTTTACCATTTCTTCTACTACTTTCACATTGGAGCCTTCGAGGAATCCCTGGATCAAAGAACCTAAGCCATCCTTGGTAGGCTGCCCGATAATGGGTTCTCCGGAAACCTCGGTGGCCACATAGCTGGTTGATCCTACGGCTTGCAAACCGGCAGGATTAGCGAAATTGGCCATTTCCAAGATAGGAGCACTTGCCCCGCTTACTTTCTCCGTGGAGACAATACCGTCTTCGCTGATGGAGATGGTCTTGGTAGCGGTATCGGGTTTTATGTATTTGAGTGTCTTCCCGCCCACACTCAAGCTGCCGCCGGTGCTGTCATTGCCTTTGGAAGAGAGAACCCGATAACCGTTGGAAGTAACCAGATACCCCTGGCTGTCAATCTGGAAAGCGCCGTTACGGGTGTACCCCACCTTCCCGTTGGGAAGTGCCACCATAAAGAAGCCTTTCCCCTGGATGGCCACATCGGAATCATTTCCTGTTTCCTGGAGTATGCCGCCGCTGAAGTCGCTCAGTGTTCCTACAACGCGGACACCGTTACCGATCTCTAACCCCATTGGATTAAAGAATCCCTGCTCGGAAGCTGCCGGACTTTTCAGCGACTGGTAGAGTAGTGACTGGAAATCCACCCGGCTCTTTTTAAAACCGGTGGTATTCACGTTAGCCAGGTTATTGGAAATTACGTCAAGGTTCATCTGTTGTGCCTGCATACCGGAACTGGCAATGTAAAGGGAACGCAACACGCCCAAAACCTCCTTGATTAGTTATTAGTTACTAGTTACTAGTTTGATTCGTAGTTTCGTGACCGGTGATCGGTGACCAATTTAATATACCGGACACTGGACTCTGGTCACTGGTAACGGCTCCTGGGTCGCACACACGGGTTGTTGGTTTCCTCGGTCGGTCGGAAACCTGGAGGCTTCTGTATAACAGGCCAGCCCCACTTTAGTTACTAGTTACTAGTTATTAGTTATTAGTCATTGGAAGTCGGAAGTCGGAAGTCGGATGTCGGATGTCGGATGTCGTTATTAATATGAATATTTTACCACTTATGGAACTGATGGTCAATGTTAGTTGGTAGTTGGTAGTGATCGGTGACCTGTGACCCGTGACCAGTAAATTAACCGGACACCGGACACTGGACTCTGGTCACTAATATTCGGATGTCGGATGTCGGAAAGCGGATGTCGGAAAGCGGATGTCGGAAAACGGATGTCGGAAAGCGGATGTCGGAAAACGGATGTCGGAAAGCGGTAATCGGATAGCGGAGAGTCGTTGTTTAGATACGTCCCACTTCGTTGACAGTTTTCTCCAGGGTGCTGTCTTCGGTCTGGATGACCTTCTGGTTAGCTTCGTAAGCGCGCATGAGGTTAATCATATTCACCATTTCTTCAATGGCGTTGACGTTACTTTCTTCCACGAATCCCTGGGCAATTTTGGGATTTTCCACCTCCACGGGTTCCTCACCCCGGAATAAGGAAGACCCTTCTTTGACAATGGGAGAAGCAAAGGAAACAATATGAAGCTTGTCTACCAGTTTGCCATTGACGAAAACCCGGCCGGACTCATCAACGTTAAAATCACCTTTGCCAACCACAATTTCCCCCTTTTTCCCCTGTACGGGATAACCGTCAATCGTAACCAGTTTGCCTTCGGGACTTAAGTTAAAGACACCATTGCGGGTATAACGTTCACCCTGGGGGGTATTCACCACAAAATAACCTTCCCCCATGAGAGCAAGTTCCAAGGGGTTGCCCGATTCCTTGTAAAAACCCGCGGAATAGTCGGTCACTATATCATGGATCTGCAGTCCCGTAGACAGATTGCCCACAAGGGGAGGTGTGCCTGTGGTGACCGTAGGATCATTAAGCCTGTGAATAAGCATCTCAGGGAAAGAGCGGGCTACTACTGTCTCTTTTTTATAACCGCTGGTGTTGACATTGGCCAGGTTGTTGGCCGAGGCTTCCTGGCGCTTGGTTAAAACGGCCATCCCCAGAGCGCTGGTGTAGATACCTTTAAGCATAAGTTGCACCTCCTTTCCGAGTTAGTTACTAGTTACTAGTTATTAGTTACTAGTTATTAGTTGGTAGTTGACTGCAGCCTATGGCCCGATGGCCGATAACCGTTATTCGATAACGATTACCGACAGCCGATATCCGCTATCTGACAAACGTCGGAAATCGGAAATCGGTAAACTGAGGTCGGATAGTCGTCCCTCTATTTCGCTGCCGTGCGTTTGAAGGAACGGGCGCTTTCCAGGATATCGATCAAGGCGAGAGCCTTGGCGGTGCCTAAAGCCACGCACTGGACAGGATTATCGGCTATATGTACGGGAAGGTGGGTCTCCTGGGTGATAAGCATGTCCAACCCATGGAGGAGGGCTCCCCCTCCCGTAAGGACGATTCCCTTATTCATGATATCTGCAGCCAGTTCGGGAGGTGTTTTTTCCAGGACTTCTTTAGTGGCTCCCACAATGGCCTCCACCGGTTCCTTAATAGCCTCATAAGCTTCCCTGGCCATGATGCGGACAGTTTTAGGCAGGCCGCTCACCAGGTCCCTGCCCCTGATTTCGGTGCCGGCCTCGCCCCTGGCCTGGGGATAGGCCGTGCCTATTTCTATTTTCAATTCTTCTGCCGTACGCTCGCCGATCATCAGGTTATAGGCCCGCCGCATGTAGCGGACCAACGCCTCGTCAATTTTATCGCCGCCGATGCGAATGGATCTGCTGGTCACTATCCCGCCCAGGGAAAGAACAGCTATGTCGGTAGTACCGCCGCCAATATCCACCACCATAGAACCGCTTGGTTCGCTGATTTCCAATCCTGCTCCCAGGGCGGCAGCCAATGGTTCCTCAATGAGAAAGGCTTGTTTGGCCCCCGCCGAGATGGCCGCTTGTTTCACTGCCCTCTCTTCCACACTGGTCACGCCGGAAGGAACCCCGATCATGACACGGGGCTTGAAAAACAGTCTCTTGCCCACGGCCTTCCCTATAAAATAACGCAACATTTTCTCCGTTACGTCATAATCAGCAATTACTCCCTCTTTCATAGGACGGATAGCGACAATATTACCGGGGGTCCTACCCAGCATTCGCCTGGCCTCTTCACCTACAGCAATAACCTGTCCTGTGTTCTTATCCAGAGCCACGACCGATGGTTCATTGACAACAATCCCCTTGTTTTTGACATAGACAAGAACACTGGCAGTACCTAAATCTATCCCTATATCTTCGCCAAAATTAAAGAACATGAGGCCACATCCTTCCATAAAAAAAATTACTGAATAAAAAGCGAAAAGTGTACAAGGACTACCTGTGGCTCATATTCTACACTAAAAGACCTTTTCCCTCTTTTTTTCCTATTAAATTCTTCATTAATTTTCCTGAGCTTCTTTATATTTCTTCTTGGTAGCCTCACCGCCGCGCAAATGACGCTCAGCCTTATTTTGTTCCAAAACATATTTGACCTGGGCAGCAAGCTGTTTATTAATCACCGGTAATCTCTCGGTCATGTCTTTATGGATAGTGCTTTTGCTAACACCAAAAACAGTAGCAGTCTGTCTCACCGTGGCTGTGGTATCTAACATATAATGACATACCTCCAGGACACGTTTCCGGATGTATTCTTGCATCCTCTTCCCCTCCGTTCAGCTCATTTTCTCTAAATGTATATGAGGGGAAATGAAAAAAATGCTTGCGTCCAGGGAAAAAATGATGTTAGTTACTAGTTGCTAGTTATTATTTATTAGTTAATTTTCCAACTGCTGCAATGCCATCCCAATCAGTTTATCTGCATAATCGGCCAGGAACAGCGGGATATTCAACAGATCATCGTCCAACCGCAGATTGTTCAATGAAAAACGGACACGCAGCTTGACCTTGTCACCGTATTTCTCTTTAAACTTCTTCAAGCTTTTGCTTTCGACATTGCTTTCCGATTTTACCTCTACGGGCAAAATATCGTTTTCTCTCTGAATCAGAAAATCCACTTCATACCGGGGATTGTCCATTGCCCAATATCGCGGCATTGCTTCAAACTGGTTTCTCAGTGCTTGGAGCACATAGTTTTCGCTGAGCGCTCCCTTGAACTCCACAAACAGGCGGTTGCCTTCGCCGAAAGCAGAGGGTGCCAAGAGCGACAGGCGGCGCAATAGTCCCACGTCCACCATATAAAGCTTGAAGGCGGACAAATCGTCATAAGCAGAAATGGGCAGCCCCGGTGCACTGCTGCGGTATATCTTATAAGTCAGGCCCGCATCGCAAAGCCATTGCAGCGCGTCCTCATATTCTCTGGCCCGGGCGCCTTCCTTGACCACTTTATAGATAAATTTTTTATTCTCCCTCGCAAGCTGGGACGGAATTGACTTCCAGATAAGTGAAATCTTCGGGAAATCCTTGGGATCCGGATGCTTGGCAAAATCCCGTTCGTATGCCCCTAATATATTGGAAAGCACATGCTGCATCAGCTCAACATCCCGGTCTTCCGTCCAAGATCTGACGGATTCCGGCATTCCACCGGTAACAAAGTACATTTTAAGCTTTTCATAAAGGGGATTGAAGAAAGCATCAGGAATGGCTTCAATACTGTCAATGCTGTTCAAATAGGCGGCAAGATTGCCGTCGCCATTGGCCATTAAAAATTCGGTGAAGGTCATGGGCCCGATTTCTAAAAAAGCTACCTTGCCAACGGGGAAAGAGGCAGGCTTGGACAGGGCAATGCCCAAAAGGGAACCTGCGCAGGCCACATGGTATTCCGGTGTGTTCTCACAAAAATATTTGAGCGTATTCAAAGCGTTAGGACATTCCTGTATCTCGTCGAAAATAATGAGCGTAGCCTCCGGCTTATTCGGCTTGATGGTTTGTCCGCTGGCCATCATCAGGTTTTGCAAGATGCGTTCGACATCCTTTGTGTTTTCAAAAAACTGCTTGTATTCCGGATGCTCGTCAAAGTTGAAATAGGCGATATTTTCATAATAGCGCCTGGCAAATTCTTTAAGCAGCCATGTCTTGCCCACCTGCCGTACACCCTTTAATATGAGCGGTTTCCGGTGCCTGGAGTTTTTCCAGCGCAGCAACTCCTGCATGCTCAGCCTTTCCACAATATCACCTCCAAAATATCACATTTTTATACATATTTTGCGTTAATTTATCACACTTTTATAAATAGTATAACCATATATCCGGCAAAAAGTCAATGCATCACATAAATATTATAATATTTGTCATTAAAATCACATTTTTATATATTTAATTGGGTAATCCATTGTAAGCATGGCAACATCCCATGATATATTTTTTTAACATATTAAAACCTGCGCCTCTTTTAATGCCAGCGCAGGTTCTCTTTTAAATTCAATATCATTTCATCTCTCATGCAGCGTACTCGAACACCCAGTGCAACCGACACCAATTCTTAACACGGTATGAATCGTACTTTTACTAACACCAAAAACAGTAGCAGTCTGTCTCACTGTGGCTGTGGTATCTAACATATAATGACATACTTTCAGGACACTTTCCGGATGTATTCTTGCATCCTCTTCCCCTCCGTTCAGCTCATTTTCTCTAAATTTATATGAGGGGAAATAAAAAAATGCTTGCGTCCAGGGAAAAAATGATGTTAGTTACTAGTTGCCAGTTATTAGTTACTAGTGGATTTCATTGGACTTCGTACTTCGGATGTCGGATAGCAAAAGTCGTCAACTGGACACTGGTCACCGGTTACTGGTCACGGTTAACGGTTCACGGTTCACCTTTTGGCAGGTAGTCCCGGGGATTCACTACCTTTCCGTCTTTGAGCAGTGAATAGTGGAGATGGGGGCCTTCCATGACCTCATTTAGACCGGGCTGCCCCACTATCCCTATACTCTGCCCTTTCTTCACAACATCCCCCGTTTTGACAAAAACATCTTCCAGGTGGGCGTAAACGCTCTGCCAGCCATCCCCGTGGTCAATGGATACCTTCAGCCCTTCACTCTTAGTGGTTTCTACTTTGCCTATTTTCCCCTCCAGGGCCGCTCCTGCCTCAGTGCCCCTTTTTACTTTGATATCGATGCCATTATGATAACGATAATCACTGAAGGTTTTGGAATAGGACAGGCCTACTTCCTGGATGACCTCTCCTTTTACCGGCCAGGTGATGTCCTTGATATTCGAAACAGCATTGACTTCTCGTGTTTGTGTTTGAACCGGGGCCTTTACTTCAGCTTCCTCTTTTGCTTTGGGAGGTGCTGGCATTGTTTTCGGCTTGTCTTGGGATTCCTGTAGAACTATTCCTGTGACAGTAGAGCGCTCTTCTTTCATACTGTTGGCCTGTCCCATCACACTGGTCAGGGGCGACTCATTTTTTTTCGCCGTCTCTTTGACGAAGAGTCCCTTACCCATAAAAGGAATGATGATGCTAAATATGAGTAAAACAACCCCTGTGTAAATTCCTAAGGTTTTCAATTGTTTGCTTTGTCCATCTAAAAGTTTACTAAATTTTTCACGGATCACGGAAAATCACCACCTCGCTACTATTTTGCCCAAATTCTTCCTGTTTTAGTTACTAGTAGGGCAAACCGGGCAGGAACCAGGTGGAAATATAAAAAATTACTAATAACTAATAACTAGTAACTAGTAACTAACAACTAGTAACTAATTTTGGCAAACCCCACCCCAGTATAGTAATGGGTGAGAATCTGCCGGTAGTCTTTGCCCTGCTCAGCCATGGCCGCCGCCCCATACTGGCACATGCCTACCCCATGGCCGTTGCCGCGGGTCACAAACAGGATGCTTTCTCCTTTTACCTGCCAGTCAAACCAGGTTGAGGCCAGCCCCAGCTTGCTTCTAAGCTCGGTACCGCTGATCACCGTATTGCCGAAACGCATGGTTTTGACGCGGCCTGTACCCGTCTTCTCCATGACCTGGATATAGTTTTTACCTGTTTGCAGTTTACTTACAGGTATGGACTGGAGGCTTGTTCCCAGGGCTTTGTCCAATCGCGCCAGGTCAATAGTATTCACAGTCTCCCGGTAACGGTCCTGGTGGTCAACACAGGCCACACTGCGGAGGTACGGTATCTGGAATTTCCAGACATCCTCAGAGTTTTCCGTACGGCCCCCGCCGCAGGAAGAATGATAGACAGGATCAATTAACTGTCCCTGGTAAACGAGAACCTGCCCTGCCGTCTCCTGTACCGCCTGGATTATTTTCTTTTTATAGGCCCGATATCCCCAGACACCCCAGCGGTTTTTCATCTCCTCACTGCTGATCCAGGCCTGGTTGATGGCGGGATTGGTGCTGAGATCAGCATCTTGGTTAAGGTTTTTTATCCGGGGGTCCGGTATCTGTAAGCGCTTGACGGCATAGGTACGGGCGGCTACGGCTTGGGCCTTCAAGGCCTCTTCCGGAAAAGAAGCGGGCATTTCCGCAGCCACTACCCCTACCAGGTATTCTTCCAGGCCCAAATACATAAGCTTGTTTGTTTGATGATTTAATACCCGCACCCTGGCTGTATCGCCTTTGATTTTTATTTCTAATTCATCCTCAAATAAGAGAGAGATTCCCCAGGGTATGACGATGAGCAACAAGATAAACAATATACCCCATTTGAGAAAACCTCTCCTTTTCCTTCTCCGGGGCCATAAGGCCATGGTCATCATCCTTTGTAAAAAACCATACTAGAATAGCATATGTCCAGGATGCTTAATTTAGACCATCTATGACTGATTCGCTTCCCGACGCCCGCTACCCGACCCCCGAATTGCCACTGATATGTTCGCTAAAATAATAGAAAATGATTTTTTCTGCCCAAATAAAAAGAGAGACTATCAATGAGTCTCTCCGTTAGCAAACTTATATTTATTATTTCCGGTATCGGGAGGCGGGTAGCTGGAAGCGCAACTTACTCCCTGGTAATTCTCGCTCCCACGGCCTTAAGCTTACCGACAATATTATCATAGCCCCGGTCGATATGATGAACGTTGGTAATTTCCGTGTCTCCTTCAGCGACCAAACCGGCAATTATAAGTGCGGCACCGGCCCGAAGATCGGAGGCTTTGACAGGTGCACCGTTCAGCTGGCGAACGCCCTCCACCACGGCACTGCGTCCTTCAATTTTGATATCTGCACCCATGCGCCTCAGTTCTTCTGCGTGCATAAAACGGTTTTCAAAAACAGTTTCCGTAATGATACTGGTACCCTGGGCAATGGTCATCAAGGCCATAAACTGGGCCTGCATATCGGTGGGGAACCCAGGATAAGGCAAAGTCTTGACATCCACGGCTTCAATGGGATTCTTTGCAATGACTCTAATCCCGGAACCTTCCTCGTATATCTCCACACCGGCTTCGATGAGTTTGGCGATGACGGGTTTTATGTGGTCGGCAATGACATTCTCCAGGAGGAGGTTCCCTCCTGTAGCAGCCCCTGCCACCAGGTAGCTGCCTGCCTCGATCCTGTCGGGAATCACATTATGAACAGTTCCGCCAAGGCTTTTCACACCTTCAATTTTGATGACATTGGTACCTGCACCTTTTACTTTACCGCCCATGGCGTTGATAAAGTTGGCCAGGTCTACAATTTCCGGTTCCTCTGCTGCGTTTTCTATGACAGTTGTCCCCTGGGCCAGGGCCGCTGCCATCATAATATTTTCGGTGGCACCCACACTGGGATAGTCTAAATAAATTCTGGCTCCCGTTAACTTGGGCGCTTCAGCTTTAATGTAGCCGTGATCCATGCTGATCCGGACACCCATGGCTTCAAAACCTTTAAGGTGCAAATCAATGGGGCGGGTCCCAATGGCGCAGCCGCCGGGCATGGAGATCCTGGCTCTTCCCAATCTCCCTAAGAGAGGTCCCATCACCAATACGGAAGCACGCATTTTCCTTACATACTCATAGGGTGCTTCACATTTATTTATATCGCGGCAGTTAAGATCAAGGGTATTATCGTCAGCCCTGTTTACACTGGCCCCAAGTTCCCCCAAAACGCCGCAAATCGTATCAACATCGGCGAGATGCGGTACATCCTGAATCCGGCAGTTACCTTCAGCCAACAGTGAAGCTACAATAACAGGCAATACGGCATTTTTAGCTCCACTTACGGTAATCTTTCCCTGTAAAGGCTTACCGCCTTTTACGATAATCCTGTCCAATAATATTCCTGGTTTACAAAACCTCAAGTGAATCCTGTCTGGTTTTGCTTACAGGTGCACCTCCTTTCGTAATTTATCCATCTGGGCCAAGCTTGCTGACTATAAATTCGGGACAAACATCCATTTTCCTGCCCACGGCATACAATTTTACCGTGGCATTTTTTCCCTGCTAACCCCTCATGTCAGCAAGGCACAACCAAAGATGCAAATCGCAACCAGCCGCCCGCTAATATACTGCTAATTCGGATATCGGGAAGCGGGAGTCGGGGAGCGTTGATTAATTTACGTGTTAATATTCTTGATAAATTAAAGGGCTTCCCACATGGATGTAGGTAGAACCCTTATCGGCATGAAAGCGTAAAGCAATGTTAATATTAAGCTTTTGCTTGTTAACTGTCAAGAAACCCTGGCCCTGATTTGTATAGTACGTCAGGCTGGTCACTTGCTCCTCTTCCATGCCTTCCACAAAACGGGCTTCCACCGTTTCGGCCAGAGACTGGGCTAAAAGTGAGCGTTTGGCGGTAGATAACTTGCCCGGCAAACTACCGGTCCAGACTACACCCACCTGGTGTTCGCTCCCGATACGGGCCAATGCGGCAGAAATATTACCATACATTACCTGAGCGACAGTCACATCTGTTGTGCGAAATGATAAGCCCAGACAAGATCCACCATACCCCGTGGCTGCTGGAATAGCCTGCATTACCAGCTGCATGACACTGTCCTCCCGCTCCATCAGGTTGGATAGAATAAGAAAACCGTCTTTTTCTTTTTGTACCACAGGCTGAAGGGAATCAAACCCTAAGGCTTGTGCCAAAATGCGGTACTTTTCTTTGAGCTGCTCTTCCGTATCCACTGTATTACTAATTTGTCCCCAGACCTGCAGATTTATTTCTTCTAAATTTGCACCGGATTGTGTAAATACTTTCCTGGCCAACTGAAAATTATCCATCTTAGGCTGGCCGTCTATATTAAGAAATGTCCCCAACGTAGTACCGGGTACAGCTACTGTAAGGAAGAAAAACAGGCAGACCATACTTAAGAACAAAGAGCGCCAAAACATCTCCAAACCTCCTCTTTACCATCTAAGTATAGTTTTCCCTACTAATTGCCATTTTATTCCGACTGTAAGAACATTTGTATTATTTAACCATTATGTCCTTGACGTCGACAGCTTTATCGCTTACTACAACCAATCCTATATTACCAGTATATTCTGGGTTGTCTACCATGGTGAATTGGAGACCTTTTTTCCGGGCCAGTTGGATGTATTCCCTTGCTTCATTAAGGTTCGCCTTCTGATTGATCACTAATTTATGGGCCCGCGGATCTTGTATGGCTTCCTTGATTTCGGGGTAAGTACCCGGTTCGTCAATCTGCTCAAAAGTTAAGGCCTTTAAAATACGCTCCCTGAACTCACCCAGGTACTTTCTTCTCTCATCTTTTTTTAACTCCGGGTCTCCCTGGATGCCTCTGGCGATAATCTCTTCCAGTTCAGAACGGTCATTCATACTAGCACCTCCACAGTAAGTTACTAGTTCCTAGTTACTAGTTACTAGTGGTAAGAGAGCAGTTCGCAGAGATCAGTGACCGGTGACCAGTGATCGGTGACCCGTGATCGGTGACCAGCGAATTAACCGGACACTGGACACTGGGCTCTGGTCACTTACACAGGTGCTGGACTCCGGACACCGGGCTCCGGTCACAGATATCGGATGTCGGATACCGGCAAGTCGTCTACCAATATTATATCCCAATGAGCTGATAAAACAGATACACCGCAGTCAGGCTGACCGCGGTGCATCTGTTTTAGGTTAATTGCTTCTCAAGCAATTACTTTTTTTTATTCGCTATC
This window harbors:
- the spoIIID gene encoding sporulation transcriptional regulator SpoIIID; translation: MQEYIRKRVLEVCHYMLDTTATVRQTATVFGVSKSTIHKDMTERLPVINKQLAAQVKYVLEQNKAERHLRGGEATKKKYKEAQEN
- the spoIID gene encoding stage II sporulation protein D, producing the protein MALWPRRRKRRGFLKWGILFILLLIVIPWGISLLFEDELEIKIKGDTARVRVLNHQTNKLMYLGLEEYLVGVVAAEMPASFPEEALKAQAVAARTYAVKRLQIPDPRIKNLNQDADLSTNPAINQAWISSEEMKNRWGVWGYRAYKKKIIQAVQETAGQVLVYQGQLIDPVYHSSCGGGRTENSEDVWKFQIPYLRSVACVDHQDRYRETVNTIDLARLDKALGTSLQSIPVSKLQTGKNYIQVMEKTGTGRVKTMRFGNTVISGTELRSKLGLASTWFDWQVKGESILFVTRGNGHGVGMCQYGAAAMAEQGKDYRQILTHYYTGVGFAKISY
- a CDS encoding rod shape-determining protein, with protein sequence MFFNFGEDIGIDLGTASVLVYVKNKGIVVNEPSVVALDKNTGQVIAVGEEARRMLGRTPGNIVAIRPMKEGVIADYDVTEKMLRYFIGKAVGKRLFFKPRVMIGVPSGVTSVEERAVKQAAISAGAKQAFLIEEPLAAALGAGLEISEPSGSMVVDIGGGTTDIAVLSLGGIVTSRSIRIGGDKIDEALVRYMRRAYNLMIGERTAEELKIEIGTAYPQARGEAGTEIRGRDLVSGLPKTVRIMAREAYEAIKEPVEAIVGATKEVLEKTPPELAADIMNKGIVLTGGGALLHGLDMLITQETHLPVHIADNPVQCVALGTAKALALIDILESARSFKRTAAK
- a CDS encoding M23 family metallopeptidase, producing MIREKFSKLLDGQSKQLKTLGIYTGVVLLIFSIIIPFMGKGLFVKETAKKNESPLTSVMGQANSMKEERSTVTGIVLQESQDKPKTMPAPPKAKEEAEVKAPVQTQTREVNAVSNIKDITWPVKGEVIQEVGLSYSKTFSDYRYHNGIDIKVKRGTEAGAALEGKIGKVETTKSEGLKVSIDHGDGWQSVYAHLEDVFVKTGDVVKKGQSIGIVGQPGLNEVMEGPHLHYSLLKDGKVVNPRDYLPKGEP
- a CDS encoding YueI family protein yields the protein MNDRSELEEIIARGIQGDPELKKDERRKYLGEFRERILKALTFEQIDEPGTYPEIKEAIQDPRAHKLVINQKANLNEAREYIQLARKKGLQFTMVDNPEYTGNIGLVVVSDKAVDVKDIMVK
- a CDS encoding YwmB family TATA-box binding protein, producing the protein MFWRSLFLSMVCLFFFLTVAVPGTTLGTFLNIDGQPKMDNFQLARKVFTQSGANLEEINLQVWGQISNTVDTEEQLKEKYRILAQALGFDSLQPVVQKEKDGFLILSNLMEREDSVMQLVMQAIPAATGYGGSCLGLSFRTTDVTVAQVMYGNISAALARIGSEHQVGVVWTGSLPGKLSTAKRSLLAQSLAETVEARFVEGMEEEQVTSLTYYTNQGQGFLTVNKQKLNINIALRFHADKGSTYIHVGSPLIYQEY
- the flgF gene encoding flagellar basal-body rod protein FlgF; this encodes MLKGIYTSALGMAVLTKRQEASANNLANVNTSGYKKETVVARSFPEMLIHRLNDPTVTTGTPPLVGNLSTGLQIHDIVTDYSAGFYKESGNPLELALMGEGYFVVNTPQGERYTRNGVFNLSPEGKLVTIDGYPVQGKKGEIVVGKGDFNVDESGRVFVNGKLVDKLHIVSFASPIVKEGSSLFRGEEPVEVENPKIAQGFVEESNVNAIEEMVNMINLMRAYEANQKVIQTEDSTLEKTVNEVGRI
- a CDS encoding ATP-binding protein, which gives rise to MQELLRWKNSRHRKPLILKGVRQVGKTWLLKEFARRYYENIAYFNFDEHPEYKQFFENTKDVERILQNLMMASGQTIKPNKPEATLIIFDEIQECPNALNTLKYFCENTPEYHVACAGSLLGIALSKPASFPVGKVAFLEIGPMTFTEFLMANGDGNLAAYLNSIDSIEAIPDAFFNPLYEKLKMYFVTGGMPESVRSWTEDRDVELMQHVLSNILGAYERDFAKHPDPKDFPKISLIWKSIPSQLARENKKFIYKVVKEGARAREYEDALQWLCDAGLTYKIYRSSAPGLPISAYDDLSAFKLYMVDVGLLRRLSLLAPSAFGEGNRLFVEFKGALSENYVLQALRNQFEAMPRYWAMDNPRYEVDFLIQRENDILPVEVKSESNVESKSLKKFKEKYGDKVKLRVRFSLNNLRLDDDLLNIPLFLADYADKLIGMALQQLEN
- the murA gene encoding UDP-N-acetylglucosamine 1-carboxyvinyltransferase, which produces MDRIIVKGGKPLQGKITVSGAKNAVLPVIVASLLAEGNCRIQDVPHLADVDTICGVLGELGASVNRADDNTLDLNCRDINKCEAPYEYVRKMRASVLVMGPLLGRLGRARISMPGGCAIGTRPIDLHLKGFEAMGVRISMDHGYIKAEAPKLTGARIYLDYPSVGATENIMMAAALAQGTTVIENAAEEPEIVDLANFINAMGGKVKGAGTNVIKIEGVKSLGGTVHNVIPDRIEAGSYLVAGAATGGNLLLENVIADHIKPVIAKLIEAGVEIYEEGSGIRVIAKNPIEAVDVKTLPYPGFPTDMQAQFMALMTIAQGTSIITETVFENRFMHAEELRRMGADIKIEGRSAVVEGVRQLNGAPVKASDLRAGAALIIAGLVAEGDTEITNVHHIDRGYDNIVGKLKAVGARITRE
- the flgF gene encoding flagellar basal-body rod protein FlgF is translated as MLRSLYIASSGMQAQQMNLDVISNNLANVNTTGFKKSRVDFQSLLYQSLKSPAASEQGFFNPMGLEIGNGVRVVGTLSDFSGGILQETGNDSDVAIQGKGFFMVALPNGKVGYTRNGAFQIDSQGYLVTSNGYRVLSSKGNDSTGGSLSVGGKTLKYIKPDTATKTISISEDGIVSTEKVSGASAPILEMANFANPAGLQAVGSTSYVATEVSGEPIIGQPTKDGLGSLIQGFLEGSNVKVVEEMVKMITAQRAYEINSKSIQTSDEMMGITNGLKR
- a CDS encoding rod-binding protein yields the protein MKTSPLDGLRNYTQQATEGSYRNKGVQDFKNILDKARLERQDDKKLKEACQELEAIFLHKMLQQMRAGIPNGGLIEESYASKIYKDMLDEQYSKLIAKSHGSIGLADMLYQQLKRDINRET